One stretch of Paenibacillus sp. AN1007 DNA includes these proteins:
- a CDS encoding UbiD family decarboxylase has product MKYSNMEDCINDLEQHGHLIRVKEEVDPNLEMAAIHMKVHAAKGPALLFENVKGSRFKAVSNLFGTVERSKFMFRETLEGVQRVMAVRDDPMKALKTPFKHIRTGLAAWQALPKQESISLPVTAQEIRISDLPLIKHWPMDGGAFITLPQVYSEDPDKPGIMNSNLGMYRVQLSGNDYEMNKEIGLHYQIHRGIGIHQAKAVKKGEPLKVSIFIGGPPAHTLSAVMPLPEGLSEMTFAGLLAGRRFRYSYKDGYCISNDADFVITGEIYPGETKPEGPFGDHLGYYSLTHEFPLMRVHKVYAKPNAIWPFTVVGRPPQEDTAFGDLIHEITGDAIKQEIPGVKEVHAVDAAGVHPLLFAIGSERYTPYTDVKQPTELLTIANRILGTGQLSLAKYLFITAEDKQPLDTHKEVEFLTYILERMNLQRDIHFYTNTTIDTLDYSGTGLNSGSKVVMAAYGDKIRELCTEVPEALKSIQGYDNPQLIMPGMVSIQTAAFTNYANTAQEMKDFTELLQERGGLESCPMIIVCDDSSFLSANLSNFLWAAFTRSNPSHDMYGVNSSYHHKHWGCDQIIIDARVKPHQAPPLVPDASVEKAIERFFAKGASLESIKL; this is encoded by the coding sequence ATGAAATATTCAAATATGGAAGATTGCATTAACGATCTGGAGCAGCATGGTCATCTGATCAGGGTCAAGGAAGAGGTTGATCCCAATCTGGAGATGGCGGCAATTCATATGAAAGTGCACGCGGCGAAGGGACCGGCGCTGTTATTTGAGAATGTAAAAGGTTCCAGGTTCAAAGCCGTTTCCAATCTGTTCGGCACGGTTGAACGAAGCAAGTTCATGTTCCGCGAGACACTGGAAGGTGTGCAGCGGGTTATGGCTGTACGAGACGACCCGATGAAGGCACTTAAGACGCCATTCAAACATATTCGTACAGGTCTTGCGGCGTGGCAGGCGCTGCCTAAGCAGGAATCCATCAGCCTACCTGTAACGGCACAGGAGATCCGGATTTCTGACCTGCCGCTGATTAAACACTGGCCGATGGATGGCGGAGCATTTATAACGCTTCCACAGGTGTATTCAGAAGACCCCGACAAACCGGGTATTATGAATTCCAATCTGGGAATGTATCGTGTGCAGCTCAGCGGCAACGACTATGAGATGAACAAAGAAATCGGGCTTCATTATCAGATTCATCGCGGTATTGGCATCCATCAAGCCAAAGCGGTGAAAAAAGGAGAACCCCTGAAAGTCAGCATTTTCATCGGCGGACCGCCGGCACACACGCTGTCCGCCGTGATGCCGCTCCCGGAAGGTCTGAGCGAGATGACCTTTGCAGGTCTGCTCGCTGGCCGACGCTTCAGATACAGCTATAAGGATGGATACTGTATCAGCAATGATGCTGATTTTGTTATAACGGGTGAGATCTATCCCGGCGAAACGAAGCCTGAAGGTCCGTTTGGCGACCATTTGGGGTATTACAGCCTGACTCATGAATTCCCGTTGATGCGTGTGCATAAAGTGTATGCCAAGCCCAATGCGATCTGGCCGTTTACGGTTGTGGGACGTCCGCCGCAAGAGGACACGGCATTCGGGGATCTGATTCATGAGATAACGGGAGACGCCATCAAACAGGAAATTCCAGGTGTAAAGGAAGTCCATGCCGTTGATGCTGCCGGAGTTCATCCACTGCTGTTTGCGATCGGCAGCGAGCGTTATACACCTTACACGGATGTGAAACAGCCAACCGAGCTGCTGACCATTGCAAACCGTATTTTGGGAACCGGACAGCTCAGTTTGGCGAAGTATCTGTTTATCACTGCTGAAGACAAGCAGCCGCTTGACACTCATAAAGAAGTTGAATTCCTCACTTATATTCTGGAGCGAATGAACCTGCAGCGGGACATTCATTTCTATACGAATACGACGATTGATACACTGGATTACTCGGGAACCGGACTGAACAGCGGCAGTAAGGTTGTTATGGCGGCTTATGGTGACAAAATTCGTGAACTGTGTACGGAAGTGCCGGAAGCGCTGAAAAGTATTCAAGGTTATGACAATCCGCAGCTGATCATGCCGGGTATGGTTTCGATTCAGACAGCTGCCTTTACGAATTATGCAAATACGGCACAGGAAATGAAAGACTTCACGGAGCTGTTGCAGGAACGTGGAGGACTGGAAAGTTGTCCGATGATTATTGTATGTGACGACAGTTCGTTCCTGAGCGCCAACCTGAGCAATTTCTTGTGGGCTGCGTTTACGCGCAGTAACCCGTCACACGACATGTATGGTGTGAACAGCAGTTATCATCACAAACACTGGGGCTGTGATCAGATCATTATTGACGCGCGGGTCAAACCACATCAGGCACCGCCGCTTGTTCCCGATGCATCTGTTGAGAAGGCTATCGAACGCTTTTTCGCGAAGGGTGCAAGTCTGGAATCCATTAAACTCTAG
- a CDS encoding S-layer homology domain-containing protein, producing MLQPQKKRPKMRKTMSGLIMLTLLSSLVAPGLAGAYTAKNSQVEFSDVSVQAGKTVHLPVTLKEAEYPVKAYNMQIDFDKAALEVVRITPRTYSTIASSPEEETTPEFQYYINNEEGWVRIIWVDLTGNNHLIDTGEQMFDLEIQAKSSAVPGKTKLTVNQADSEHWRVNTIDESPPSEMLGGTITITAASSGGGNSGSPSTPDTGSSSGGGSSVSSPVSSSAPTTSSTPAAAKGVDIYVNGQKKEQSATASTSTSGNKVTTTIHVDNNKVINQVGSGLRSVLLPVTGTGTNAVVGELNGKLIKTMEDSNAEVIIQTDTGTYTLPASQIKVDQVVKQLGGSAPLEDVTIQITIAPSSDTKKAVLEAAASKMSNTTVVGAPVDFEVKAVYNGQQVDVNRFNAYVERSITLPKDTDGSKITTGVVLQADGTMLHVPTKVIKGEVNDAAVINSLTNSTYALIYHPTTFSDISSHWSRTDVEDLASRLVVEGQGDHTFAPDRSITRAEFTAVLLRGLGLHSPENDVTTTFTDVSSDSWYENEVQTAVSYGLISGYTDNSFRPNSEISRAEAMTIVSRAMKLVDLAKADASETAALLGAYSDGSKVQAWAAEPAASAIKQGLVQGADGKLMADADVSRAQTAAIVKRLLAKAGLI from the coding sequence ATGCTTCAACCCCAAAAGAAACGTCCAAAAATGAGAAAAACAATGTCAGGTCTGATCATGCTGACGTTATTATCATCGCTTGTTGCGCCTGGTTTAGCTGGTGCTTATACTGCCAAGAACTCTCAAGTTGAATTTTCCGATGTAAGCGTACAAGCGGGGAAAACGGTCCATTTGCCAGTAACGCTGAAAGAGGCGGAATATCCGGTAAAAGCATATAATATGCAGATTGATTTTGATAAAGCTGCTTTAGAAGTTGTACGCATTACACCTAGAACGTACAGCACCATCGCATCTTCTCCTGAGGAAGAAACGACGCCTGAATTCCAATACTATATTAATAACGAAGAAGGCTGGGTGCGCATTATCTGGGTTGATTTAACAGGAAACAATCATCTCATTGATACGGGCGAGCAAATGTTTGATCTGGAGATTCAGGCGAAAAGCAGTGCTGTGCCAGGCAAAACAAAGCTTACCGTTAACCAAGCGGACAGCGAGCACTGGCGTGTTAACACGATAGATGAGAGTCCACCTTCTGAAATGTTAGGAGGAACAATCACGATTACAGCAGCAAGCTCGGGTGGCGGCAATTCCGGTTCACCTTCGACACCTGACACGGGCAGTTCTTCTGGCGGGGGATCTTCTGTGTCCTCACCTGTGTCGTCTTCTGCACCAACCACATCTTCCACTCCGGCGGCAGCCAAAGGAGTAGATATTTATGTGAATGGGCAGAAAAAGGAACAGTCCGCAACCGCTTCTACTTCCACATCAGGGAATAAGGTGACGACCACGATTCATGTGGATAATAACAAAGTGATCAATCAGGTGGGCAGTGGACTGCGCAGCGTCTTGCTCCCGGTTACGGGGACTGGCACTAACGCAGTCGTAGGGGAATTGAACGGTAAATTAATTAAAACTATGGAAGACAGTAACGCTGAAGTTATTATCCAGACAGATACAGGAACATATACCCTGCCAGCAAGCCAGATCAAAGTTGATCAAGTTGTAAAACAGCTTGGCGGCTCGGCTCCCTTGGAAGACGTAACCATTCAGATTACGATTGCTCCAAGCAGTGATACGAAGAAAGCGGTACTTGAAGCGGCAGCGAGTAAAATGAGCAATACCACTGTAGTTGGCGCTCCCGTAGACTTCGAAGTCAAAGCCGTATACAACGGACAGCAGGTTGACGTAAATCGTTTCAATGCGTATGTTGAACGTTCCATTACGCTGCCTAAAGATACAGATGGCTCCAAGATTACAACGGGAGTTGTGCTTCAGGCGGATGGAACGATGCTGCATGTGCCGACCAAAGTAATCAAAGGTGAAGTGAACGATGCTGCAGTCATCAACAGTTTGACGAACAGCACCTACGCTTTGATCTACCATCCAACCACATTCAGTGATATTTCCAGCCACTGGAGCCGTACCGATGTTGAAGATCTGGCTTCCCGTCTGGTCGTAGAAGGGCAAGGGGATCATACATTTGCACCGGATCGCAGCATTACCCGTGCAGAATTCACAGCTGTACTGCTGAGAGGTCTGGGCCTGCATTCCCCGGAAAATGACGTAACGACAACATTTACAGACGTGAGTTCCGACAGCTGGTATGAAAATGAAGTTCAAACGGCAGTTTCGTACGGACTGATCTCCGGTTACACGGATAACAGCTTCCGTCCAAACAGCGAGATTTCCCGTGCTGAAGCGATGACCATCGTTTCACGTGCAATGAAGCTGGTAGACTTGGCCAAAGCGGATGCTTCCGAAACGGCAGCACTGCTTGGTGCGTACAGTGACGGCAGTAAAGTTCAGGCGTGGGCTGCAGAGCCGGCAGCATCGGCTATTAAACAAGGTCTGGTGCAGGGTGCAGACGGCAAACTGATGGCGGACGCCGACGTTAGCCGCGCGCAGACCGCAGCTATAGTTAAACGTTTGTTAGCCAAAGCCGGATTGATCTAG
- a CDS encoding dockerin type I repeat-containing protein, translating into MKGKKNKHKQLKPILKKSMLAALSLGIALPAVGALPQVQAGEIEPLIKISRPVLNDGIEWLSYTSDPSLVPSAAIEAGDNTVMIDLSTHFPTDQFTQLSAISNDTTVARAYVNDENKLVVVPFRSGHIKIELKAQYRLSEALDPVFEPVTDNIELYISKKGDLNGDDKVDSADAALLFRYLRDMTSRRGYSYVEMNQADIDRNGQPAAEDMNALLKGYVSGALGAKDNSYVLTFQQVYDAPYAFNGKLEGTMQTQQTITGTYTHLDIDGYNPINYPPNTKYQWYTATDELGNGEEIIQGATSDKYTIRDIDEHQYLILKVTPRSYLNQQLEGKTLVIRGTQAVEGPPPPP; encoded by the coding sequence TTGAAGGGGAAAAAAAATAAACATAAGCAATTAAAGCCGATATTGAAAAAAAGCATGCTGGCCGCACTCAGTCTTGGCATTGCCCTGCCCGCAGTCGGCGCGCTTCCTCAGGTTCAAGCAGGAGAAATTGAACCCTTAATCAAAATTTCCCGCCCGGTACTTAATGATGGTATCGAATGGTTAAGTTATACATCGGATCCATCTCTGGTACCTTCTGCAGCCATTGAAGCAGGAGATAACACAGTCATGATTGATTTGAGCACTCATTTCCCGACCGATCAGTTTACTCAACTTAGCGCCATTTCAAATGATACTACAGTGGCTCGAGCATATGTAAATGATGAAAATAAACTGGTTGTTGTTCCCTTCCGCAGTGGTCATATCAAGATCGAGTTAAAAGCGCAGTATCGGTTGTCTGAGGCATTAGATCCGGTTTTCGAACCCGTTACAGATAACATCGAACTCTATATCAGTAAAAAAGGGGATTTAAACGGGGACGACAAGGTTGATTCTGCCGATGCAGCGCTGCTGTTCAGATATCTGCGTGATATGACGTCCCGTCGTGGTTATTCATATGTTGAAATGAATCAGGCAGACATCGATCGGAACGGTCAACCTGCGGCGGAAGATATGAATGCGTTACTGAAAGGATATGTCAGCGGGGCCCTTGGAGCGAAGGATAACAGCTATGTGCTGACTTTCCAGCAGGTATATGATGCTCCTTATGCGTTCAACGGCAAATTAGAAGGCACTATGCAAACCCAGCAGACCATTACTGGCACATATACACATCTGGACATTGATGGATACAATCCTATTAATTACCCACCTAATACGAAGTACCAGTGGTACACAGCCACAGATGAGCTTGGCAATGGGGAAGAAATCATTCAAGGAGCAACCTCGGATAAGTACACGATAAGAGACATAGACGAACATCAATATCTCATTCTCAAGGTAACACCACGCTCGTACTTGAATCAGCAGTTAGAGGGGAAAACTTTAGTAATTCGTGGAACACAAGCTGTAGAGGGTCCACCACCTCCGCCATGA
- a CDS encoding amidohydrolase, with product MSILIQQATILTMQETEAPFTGDIRIEGNRIVQIAAHIRPQPGDDVMDGRNKLAMPGLINAHQHSPMSLLRGFSDDLKLMDWLERKMLPAEARMTPEDIYWGAKLSIAEMIRSGTTSFADMYIHMNEIAEAVTETGIRASLTRGMVFMEDDGGRRLQEAIDLVQRWSGAANGRITTMYGPHSPYTCPIEPLREVIAMAVQQNVPLHIHLAETKEEVEKIRSRYGMTPTEYLEEAGMFEQSHVLLAHAVHLNAADISRLKGMRGGAAHNPVSNLKLGCGTAPVEAMTAEGITVGIGTDGAGSTTTLDMFEEIKAACWLQKLDYGDPTRMPAPRALRMATRGSAELLALQDEAGMLAPGYKADLILIDLAKPHLKPIHDVEALLAYSVNGADVHTTIVDGQVLMKDRKLLTIDEDELYREVNVRAKRIVEGI from the coding sequence ATGAGTATTTTAATTCAACAAGCAACGATTCTAACAATGCAGGAAACCGAAGCCCCCTTTACGGGTGATATTCGTATTGAAGGAAATCGGATTGTGCAGATTGCTGCCCATATCCGACCCCAGCCGGGGGATGATGTGATGGATGGTCGGAACAAACTCGCGATGCCTGGTCTGATTAATGCCCACCAGCATTCGCCCATGAGCCTGCTGCGAGGTTTTTCCGATGACCTGAAGCTCATGGACTGGCTGGAGCGTAAAATGCTGCCTGCTGAAGCCCGAATGACACCCGAAGATATCTATTGGGGAGCAAAATTATCCATTGCGGAGATGATCCGTTCAGGAACGACATCATTTGCGGATATGTACATTCATATGAATGAAATTGCCGAAGCGGTCACCGAGACGGGAATCCGTGCATCACTGACACGCGGCATGGTTTTTATGGAGGATGATGGAGGACGCAGGCTGCAGGAAGCGATCGATCTGGTGCAGCGCTGGTCCGGTGCGGCGAATGGACGAATTACAACGATGTACGGGCCGCACTCTCCTTATACGTGTCCAATTGAACCGCTGCGTGAAGTGATTGCTATGGCCGTTCAGCAGAATGTACCGCTCCACATCCATCTGGCGGAAACGAAAGAAGAAGTGGAGAAAATACGCAGCCGTTATGGCATGACTCCGACCGAATATTTGGAGGAGGCAGGCATGTTTGAACAGTCGCATGTGCTGCTGGCTCATGCGGTTCATCTGAATGCCGCTGACATTAGCAGACTGAAAGGTATGCGCGGCGGTGCAGCTCATAATCCGGTCAGCAACCTGAAACTTGGATGCGGCACTGCACCGGTTGAAGCGATGACGGCTGAAGGGATTACGGTAGGAATCGGGACAGATGGCGCAGGCAGTACGACAACACTCGATATGTTTGAAGAGATTAAGGCGGCATGCTGGCTGCAAAAGCTGGACTACGGCGATCCGACGCGTATGCCTGCTCCTCGGGCGCTCCGGATGGCAACCCGGGGCAGTGCAGAACTGCTGGCGCTTCAGGATGAAGCAGGTATGCTGGCTCCCGGATACAAAGCTGATTTGATTCTGATTGATCTCGCCAAACCTCATCTGAAGCCAATACATGATGTAGAGGCACTGCTGGCCTATAGTGTTAACGGGGCAGATGTGCATACGACAATTGTTGATGGACAGGTGCTGATGAAGGACAGAAAGCTGCTGACGATTGATGAGGATGAGCTGTATCGTGAGGTAAATGTGCGTGCAAAACGCATTGTTGAAGGCATTTGA
- a CDS encoding saccharopine dehydrogenase NADP-binding domain-containing protein: protein MRSETEMKQGSMKDQIWVIGGYGQVGQMVCTQLAQVFPGKVWAAGTRLERAEKFSRQTGGAVKPMRLDIMKAVDPAVLRNVKLVIMCVDQNDTRFVESCAKAGTDYIDISAKGDFLKQVERLHSTMQSSGSTAILSVGLSPGITNLLVREASMHMDKTEEANITVMLGLGEKHGKAALEWTVDQMNTSYDVMQQGQLTRVQSLSDGKWIDFGGELGRRPAYRFAFSDQLAAAQTLHIPTVSTRLCLDSRWITRTLSIARRAGLLKLLRFGWIRNAVVKAFMLVPGGEPMFAVKVDAAGWKNGERMSVEQLVVGEKEAAVTAEVAAAVAKRIYRHSQAPGVYHVEQCFSLQEIQEELSEPLKVMIKIT from the coding sequence ATGCGATCAGAGACTGAGATGAAACAAGGCAGCATGAAGGATCAGATCTGGGTCATTGGTGGATATGGTCAGGTGGGACAGATGGTCTGCACGCAGCTCGCACAGGTATTTCCCGGCAAAGTGTGGGCAGCGGGTACACGCTTGGAGCGAGCCGAGAAGTTCAGCCGCCAGACAGGTGGAGCTGTGAAGCCAATGCGGCTGGATATCATGAAAGCAGTAGACCCTGCAGTGCTGCGAAACGTGAAACTTGTCATTATGTGTGTGGACCAGAACGACACACGGTTCGTCGAAAGCTGTGCGAAGGCTGGAACAGATTATATCGATATTTCGGCCAAGGGTGATTTTTTGAAGCAGGTTGAACGGCTGCATTCAACAATGCAATCTTCCGGATCAACAGCAATTCTTAGTGTCGGATTGTCTCCTGGTATAACGAACCTGCTCGTCCGAGAAGCATCCATGCATATGGATAAGACGGAAGAAGCGAACATTACGGTGATGCTGGGACTCGGGGAGAAACACGGCAAAGCCGCCTTAGAATGGACCGTGGATCAGATGAACACTTCATATGACGTTATGCAGCAAGGGCAGCTGACGAGAGTACAGAGCCTGAGCGATGGGAAATGGATTGATTTTGGTGGGGAATTAGGGCGGCGGCCTGCCTATCGATTTGCTTTTTCGGATCAATTGGCGGCTGCTCAGACGCTTCACATTCCCACGGTGTCAACCCGACTATGTCTGGATTCTCGCTGGATAACCCGTACACTGTCGATTGCCAGACGAGCAGGGCTGTTGAAGCTGCTGCGTTTCGGCTGGATTCGTAACGCTGTGGTGAAGGCTTTTATGCTGGTTCCGGGTGGCGAGCCGATGTTTGCGGTGAAAGTAGATGCGGCGGGCTGGAAAAACGGAGAGCGAATGAGCGTGGAACAGCTCGTGGTTGGGGAAAAGGAAGCCGCTGTGACAGCAGAGGTGGCTGCAGCTGTGGCGAAGCGTATATACCGCCATTCCCAGGCACCGGGTGTATACCATGTGGAGCAGTGTTTTTCCTTGCAGGAAATTCAGGAGGAACTTTCCGAGCCGTTAAAGGTGATGATCAAGATTACCTAA
- a CDS encoding class I SAM-dependent methyltransferase: protein MSDSLDNRWNGTPKHKESAAADRIETGNQVNSAVNSWDTADVDRYEQSIALKIPGYAHMHDLMEKLLTASIAHNNSINILITGAGGGKEVSLLGTRHPDWQLTGMDTSPRMLTLAEKRAEEAGITNKVKLLPVTMEQLPVDLMYDGATSMLMLHFIHGLEAKKTFLRHLAKRLKPGSPLIIAAVNANPASPAYAVMMQAWKDYMLQAGVLAEEWEWFAASLGQQSDPVSSETLEQLLAECGFSQITRYFGALWVEAYYAIRD, encoded by the coding sequence ATGAGCGACAGCTTGGACAATAGATGGAATGGTACGCCAAAACATAAAGAGAGTGCAGCAGCGGATCGAATCGAGACGGGAAATCAGGTGAATTCGGCCGTAAACAGCTGGGATACTGCAGATGTCGATCGATACGAACAATCCATAGCTCTTAAAATCCCAGGTTATGCCCACATGCACGATCTGATGGAAAAGCTTCTTACAGCATCCATAGCCCATAACAACAGTATTAATATACTTATTACAGGAGCTGGAGGGGGCAAAGAGGTTAGTCTGCTTGGCACGAGACATCCCGATTGGCAGCTGACAGGCATGGATACTTCTCCCCGGATGTTAACGCTGGCAGAGAAACGGGCAGAAGAAGCCGGTATTACGAACAAAGTCAAACTACTCCCCGTAACGATGGAACAACTGCCAGTGGACTTGATGTACGATGGGGCGACGAGCATGTTGATGCTGCATTTTATTCATGGACTGGAAGCGAAAAAAACGTTTCTCAGGCATCTGGCCAAAAGGCTCAAACCCGGTTCACCTCTAATTATTGCAGCGGTAAATGCAAACCCTGCTTCTCCAGCCTATGCGGTCATGATGCAGGCGTGGAAGGATTATATGCTGCAGGCGGGTGTGCTTGCTGAAGAATGGGAGTGGTTTGCCGCTTCTCTTGGTCAGCAATCCGATCCGGTGTCATCTGAAACCTTGGAGCAGCTGCTTGCGGAGTGTGGTTTTTCTCAGATCACCCGATATTTCGGAGCTTTATGGGTGGAGGCTTATTATGCGATCAGAGACTGA
- a CDS encoding helix-turn-helix transcriptional regulator yields the protein MAGLYGQQHVHRITSLEKGTWTSRSYREAVLRHLQPVIPYDAYCFTTVDPSTLLSTGAVTEDGVEAIHDQLFINEYMEEDIHKYADLVQSDQHTAILYASVHSNPESSVRYKNILLPAGFGDEMRTVFISNDSCWGYLTLYRKADRPAFTEQERSQLEEWTYSIAKMLRITSLTLIEEMKRESPAEPGILLASNALKLVSLNTSAEYWISQLRLMEGISPNTLPRPVRAVASHLLSQLQLEQSAACKSLCASPSKVCIQLPDGRYLMLQASHLKQLDGSDQIAVMLNQAMPQELLSVLAECHGLSPREREVLGYVLRSYSSKEIAAAMYISTYTVQDHLKSIFDKTGVSSRRELIWYFVSRFQLTDELTIG from the coding sequence TTGGCTGGTTTATACGGACAACAACATGTACATCGAATAACTTCACTTGAAAAGGGAACCTGGACGTCCCGCTCTTACAGGGAAGCTGTGCTCAGGCACCTGCAGCCCGTCATTCCTTATGATGCATACTGTTTTACCACAGTGGACCCCTCCACACTGCTCTCTACAGGCGCGGTGACGGAAGATGGAGTCGAAGCCATTCATGATCAACTATTTATTAACGAATACATGGAAGAGGATATTCATAAATACGCAGATCTGGTCCAATCCGATCAGCATACAGCCATCTTATATGCCTCCGTTCACAGCAATCCCGAATCCAGTGTACGTTATAAAAACATTCTGCTTCCCGCAGGGTTCGGTGATGAAATGCGCACGGTTTTTATCAGTAACGACTCCTGCTGGGGATACCTGACACTATACCGCAAAGCCGATCGGCCGGCATTTACAGAGCAGGAACGTTCCCAATTAGAAGAATGGACCTATTCTATTGCGAAAATGCTGAGAATAACCAGTTTGACGTTGATTGAAGAAATGAAGCGTGAAAGCCCTGCGGAACCAGGTATCCTGCTCGCATCGAATGCATTGAAACTCGTGTCCCTCAATACGTCTGCCGAATATTGGATTTCGCAGCTGCGTTTGATGGAGGGGATCTCACCGAATACTTTGCCGCGTCCCGTGCGAGCCGTGGCCTCCCATTTGTTGAGTCAGCTGCAGCTTGAACAGTCTGCAGCTTGCAAATCGTTATGTGCGTCCCCTTCTAAAGTGTGCATCCAGCTTCCGGATGGCCGGTATTTGATGCTGCAGGCAAGCCATCTGAAGCAGCTTGACGGATCTGATCAGATCGCGGTTATGCTTAACCAGGCGATGCCTCAGGAACTGCTCTCCGTCCTTGCAGAATGTCACGGTTTATCCCCACGGGAACGGGAAGTGTTAGGATATGTACTGCGCAGCTATTCTTCGAAGGAAATTGCCGCAGCTATGTATATATCCACCTATACCGTGCAGGATCATCTAAAATCGATTTTTGACAAGACGGGTGTATCCTCACGCCGGGAGCTTATATGGTATTTTGTATCTCGATTTCAGTTGACGGATGAACTAACGATAGGCTAG
- a CDS encoding MBL fold metallo-hydrolase, whose amino-acid sequence MTTSEYKVYPIKSSYGGFINYSYIVIDAHTQEAAVIDPSWDLASILNILEAESAELTHILLTHSHPDHVHLVQALLDRFDPKVYMGAAEIEFFNYQCANLHAVKDQDTILLGSTLISCIHTPGHTPGSICFSLKNCIFTGDTLFAEGCGICSERGGDPALMYHSLQTIRNRVHPSVHVYPAHSFGVEPGQKLYLVLERNIYFNIFDEEQFVAFRMRKNQPDAKSFV is encoded by the coding sequence ATGACAACCAGTGAATACAAAGTGTACCCTATTAAATCAAGTTATGGAGGCTTTATTAATTATAGCTACATTGTTATTGATGCACACACTCAAGAGGCGGCCGTTATTGATCCTTCGTGGGATCTGGCGTCTATTCTCAATATTCTTGAAGCGGAAAGCGCGGAGCTTACACACATTTTGCTGACTCACTCCCATCCTGATCATGTACATCTTGTACAGGCTTTATTGGATCGCTTTGATCCTAAAGTGTATATGGGTGCTGCAGAAATTGAATTTTTCAATTACCAGTGTGCGAATTTACATGCTGTCAAGGATCAGGATACTATTTTATTAGGCAGCACGCTGATTTCCTGCATACACACGCCTGGTCATACACCAGGTTCTATCTGTTTTTCATTGAAAAATTGTATTTTTACAGGAGATACATTGTTTGCAGAAGGATGCGGCATATGCTCTGAACGCGGAGGTGACCCGGCACTTATGTATCACAGTTTGCAAACCATACGGAATCGAGTCCATCCATCTGTACATGTATACCCGGCACATTCGTTTGGAGTTGAACCCGGGCAGAAACTCTATCTTGTTCTGGAAAGAAACATCTATTTTAATATTTTTGATGAAGAACAGTTCGTGGCTTTTCGTATGAGAAAAAATCAGCCTGACGCCAAAAGTTTTGTCTGA
- the yidC gene encoding membrane protein insertase YidC, whose protein sequence is MEHKTNKGFTLTSGRGRIYGLTAIFFAVMLLAGCSNNVSEINSSTPGFFNHYIVFPLSYLIQHIAALFHGSYGAAIIMITLAIRLALLPLMMRQAKSQQGTRVIMNAMKPELDALKKKYEGKNDAANRQKQSEETMALYKKHKFNPLNIGCLPLLIQLPILSGIYTAIRLTPELSSHSFLWFKLGAPDYVLAIVVAVIYLIQAKVSQANMAPEQRKQFAIMGYISPLMMAFFSLSAPAAMPLYWTVGGSFLVLQTLLFRKLYPLEHPQDTASSEAMKVKSVKPVKS, encoded by the coding sequence ATGGAACATAAGACAAACAAGGGGTTCACACTTACATCTGGCAGGGGACGGATCTATGGCCTGACTGCAATCTTCTTCGCAGTCATGCTGCTTGCCGGGTGCAGTAACAATGTATCGGAGATTAATTCATCGACGCCGGGATTCTTTAATCACTACATCGTTTTCCCACTGTCATACCTGATTCAGCATATTGCCGCTCTATTTCACGGAAGTTACGGTGCTGCGATTATTATGATTACATTAGCCATTCGTCTCGCTCTACTGCCGCTGATGATGCGCCAGGCCAAATCCCAGCAGGGAACGCGCGTGATCATGAACGCAATGAAACCTGAACTGGATGCACTCAAGAAAAAATACGAGGGTAAGAATGATGCGGCTAATCGGCAGAAACAGTCCGAAGAAACGATGGCGCTGTATAAAAAGCATAAATTCAACCCGCTGAATATCGGCTGCCTGCCGCTGCTTATACAACTCCCGATATTGTCGGGCATATACACAGCCATCCGGCTGACGCCTGAACTGTCATCTCATTCCTTTTTGTGGTTTAAGCTCGGTGCGCCTGATTATGTGCTGGCCATTGTCGTTGCGGTTATTTATCTGATTCAGGCTAAGGTATCACAAGCCAATATGGCTCCTGAACAGCGCAAACAGTTTGCGATTATGGGATACATTTCCCCGCTCATGATGGCATTTTTCTCTTTATCGGCGCCGGCAGCGATGCCTCTGTATTGGACGGTTGGGGGATCATTTCTGGTATTACAGACGCTGCTGTTCCGTAAATTGTATCCCCTAGAGCATCCTCAGGATACGGCTTCTTCAGAAGCGATGAAGGTCAAGTCTGTCAAACCTGTCAAGTCTTAA